The following proteins are encoded in a genomic region of Mesoplodon densirostris isolate mMesDen1 chromosome 12, mMesDen1 primary haplotype, whole genome shotgun sequence:
- the HTR1E gene encoding 5-hydroxytryptamine receptor 1E encodes MNITNCTPEASVAVRPKTITEKMLISMTLVMITTLTTLLNSAVIMAICTTKKLHQPANYLICSLAVTDLLVAVLVMPLSITYIVMDSWKLGYFTCEVWLSVDMTCCTCSILHLCVIALDRYWAITNAIEYARKRTAKRAGLMILTVWTISVFISMPPLFWRSHRQLSLPPSQCTIQHDHIIYTIYSTLGAFYIPLTLILILYYRIYHAAKSLYQKRGSSRHLSNRSTDSQNSFASCKLTQTFCVSDFSTSDPPTGFEKIHTSIRIPPFAHDLDNPGERQQISSTRERKAARILGLILGAFILSWLPFFIKELIVGLSIYTVSSEVADFLTWLGYVNSLINPLLYTSFNEDFKLAFKKLIRC; translated from the coding sequence ATGAACATCACTAACTGTACCCCAGAAGCCAGTGTGGCTGTGAGACCCAAGACCATCACTGAGAAGATGCTCATTTCCATGACTCTGGTGATGATCACCACCCTGACCACGCTGCTAAACTCGGCCGTGATCATGGCCATCTGCACCACCAAGAAGCTCCACCAGCCTGCCAACTACCTGATCTGTTCTCTGGCTGTGACGGACCTCCTGGTGGCCGTGCTCGTCATGCCCTTGAGCATCACATACATCGTCATGGACAGCTGGAAGCTGGGGTACTTCACCTGCGAGGTGTGGCTGAGTGTGGACATGACCTGCTGCACCTGCTCCATCCTCCATCTCTGTGTGATTGCCCTGGACAGGTACTGGGCCATCACCAACGCTATTGAGTATGCCAGGAAGAGGACCGCCAAGAGGGCCGGGCTGATGATCCTCACGGTCTGGACCATCTCCGTCTTCATCTCCATGCCCCCTCTGTTCTGGAGGAGCCACCGCCAACTCAGCCTGCCCCCTAGTCAGTGTACCATCCAGCATGACCACATCATCTACACCATTTATTCCACACTTGGGGCATTTTACATCCCCTTGACTTTGATACTGATTCTCTATTACCGGATTTACCATGCAGCCAAGAGCCTTTACCAGAAAAGAGGATCAAGCCGGCACTTAAGCAACAGAAGCACGGATAGCCAAAATTCGTTTGCCAGTTGTAAACTGACACAGACTTTCTGTGTGTCTGACTTCTCCACCTCAGACCCTCCCACAGGGTTTGAAAAGATCCACACCTCCATCAGGATCCCTCCCTTTGCCCATGACCTAGATAACCCGGGAGAACGCCAGCAAATCTCCAGTACCAGGGAGCGCAAGGCAGCACGTATCCTCGGACTGATTTTGGGTGCATTCATCTTGTCCTGGCTGCCATTCTTCATCAAAGAGCTGATTGTAGGTCTGAGCATCTACACCGTGTCCTCTGAAGTGGCCGATTTTTTGACAtggcttggttatgttaattctCTGATCAACCCTCTGCTCTACACAAGTTTTAATGAAGACTTTAAGCTGGCTTTTAAAAAGCTTATTCGGTGCTGA